From Oryza brachyantha chromosome 9, ObraRS2, whole genome shotgun sequence, a single genomic window includes:
- the LOC102714403 gene encoding putative clathrin assembly protein At4g40080: MGLKLRRLAATLLSSPPASAADAHHAVMRATAHHPSTAPPAAHHLDALLAFGRGSRLSASVLASALTDRLRAAASGQGDAAVALKCLVILRILLARGAFILRDQLVAALVRHPASGRNPLALAAFPLGRSFAAATWVRFSARLLELLLLLPDVPHDAADAEYLIVLPNRHLIAELAAFASVADAVRQAPPPSSAPQHNALVWELIRLAEEDRVTAEHNIAARVQEMSERLATLSLADAVELVCVLKQVEESASSPADWKWAGLDEDVVGKARRLRERAEEVVLRRTEQERRLVRRGAAGSVSVRVRTGGVAEAVRFGSTRWAGTVPAWR, encoded by the coding sequence ATGGGCCTCAAGCTCCGGCGGCTCGCGGccaccctcctctcctccccgccggcctccgccgcggaCGCGCACCACGCCGTGATGCGCGCCACGGCGCACCACCCGTCCACGGCACCGCCGGCAGCGCACCACCTGGACGCGCTCCTCGCCTTCGGCCGCGGCTCGCGTCTCTCCGCCTCGGTGCTTGCCTCCGCGCTCACCGACAGACTCCGCGCCGCGGCTTCCGGCCAAGGggacgccgccgtggcgcTCAAGTGCCTCGTCATCCTCCGGATCCTGCTCGCCCGCGGCGCGTTCATCCTCCGCGACCAGCTCGTCGCGGCCCTCGTCCGGCACCCGGCCTCTGGCCGCAACCctctcgcgctcgccgccttcccgctcggccgatCCTTTGCCGCCGCCACATGGGTCAGATTCTCCGCGCGCCTCCTCGAgctactcctcctcctccctgacGTTCCCCACGACGCCGCAGACGCCGAGTACCTCATTGTGCTTCCCAACCGCCACCTCATCGCCGAGCTGGCCGCCTTCGCGTcagtcgccgacgccgtccgGCAGGCCCCACCACCTTCCTCCGCCCCACAGCACAACGCCCTCGTCTGGGAGCTCATCCGGCTCGCCGAGGAGGACCGCGTCACGGCGGAGCACAACATAGCCGCGAGGGTCCAGGAAATGAGCGAGCGCCTCGCCACCCTCAGCCTGGCCGACGCGGTGGAGCTGGTCTGCGTGCTGAAGCAGGTGGAGGAgagcgcgtcgtcgccggcggatTGGAAGTGGGCGGGGCTCGACGAGGACGTCGTGGGCAAGGCGCGGCGGCTTCGCGAgcgcgcggaggaggtggtgctGCGAAGGACGGAGCAGGAGAGGCGCCTTGTGCGGAGGGGCGCCGCCGGGAGCGTGTCCGTGCGCGTCCGcaccggcggcgtcgccgaggCCGTCCGGTTCGGCTCCACGCGGTGGGCCGGCACGGTTCCCGCATGGCGATAG